The following are encoded in a window of Pongo abelii isolate AG06213 chromosome 16, NHGRI_mPonAbe1-v2.0_pri, whole genome shotgun sequence genomic DNA:
- the NIPA1 gene encoding magnesium transporter NIPA1 isoform X2: MSDGVLDKKLVFNLESQSILASYLLKEKLNILGKLGCLLSCAGSVVLIIHSPKSESVTTQAELEEKLTNPVFVGYLCIVLLMLLLLIFWIAPAHGPTNIMVYISICSLLGSFTVPSTKGIGLAAQDILHNNPSSQRALCLCLVLLAVLGCSIIVQFRYINKALECFDSSVFGAIYYVVFTTLVLLASAILFREWSNVGLVDFLGMACGFTTVSVGIVLIQVFKEFNFNLGEMNKSNMKTD, from the exons ATGTCAGATGGTGTTCTGGATAAAAAGCTTGTCTTCAACTTGGAATCCCA GTCCATTTTAGCTTCCTATCTCCTGAAGGAAAAGCTCAACATCTTGGGCAAGTTGGGGTGCCTGCTAAGCTGTGCAGGCTCTGTCGTGCTGATTATCCACTCCCCAAAGTCTGAGAGTGTGACGACTCAGGCTGAGCTGGAAGAGAAGCTGACCAATCCAG TGTTTGTGGGCTACCTGTGCATCGTGCTGCTCATGCTCCTGCTGCTCATCTTCTGGATCGCGCCGGCCCATGGGCCCACCAACATCATGGTCTACATCAGCATCTGCTCCTTGCTGGGCAGTTTCACCGTGCCTTCCACCAAGGGCATCGGGCTGGCAGCCCAAGACATCTTGCATAACAACCCGTCCAGTCAGAGAGCCCTCTGCCTGTGCCTGGTGCTCCTGGCCGTGCTCGGCTGCAGCATCATCGTCCAGTTCAGGTACATCAACAAGGCACTGGAGTGCTTCGACTCCTCGGTGTTCGGGGCCATCTACTACGTCGTGTTTACCACGCTGGTCCTGCTGGCCTCAGCCATCCTCTTCCGGGAGTGGAGCAATGTGGGCCTGGTGGACTTCTTGGGGATGGCCTGTGGATTTACTACCGTCTCCGTGGGGATTGTCCTTATACAGGTGTTCAAAGAGTTCAATTTCAACCTTGGGGAGATGAACAAATCTAATATGAAAACAGACTAG